The Pseudomonas sp. FP2309 genomic sequence GACTTTTTCAGCGCCGCCAGCCTGATCGCTGCGGCGGTCATCGCACTGACCCTGATCGCCTGTTATCGGATCCCGGTCGAAAACCTCCTCGTCCTGCTCTTCCCACTGGGCGTGCTGACCGTGCTGATGGCGCAATTCGCACCCACCGGCACGGTGCAGGTGATCGACGAAGAACCGGGCATCCTCGCTCACATCCTGTTGTCGATCCTGGCCTATGGCATGTTCACCATCGCGGTGTTCCAGGCCCTGCTCCTGCTGGTGCAAGACCACCAGCTCAAGCACAAGCACCCGTCCGGGCTGATCAAGAACTTCCCACCGCTGCAAACCATGGAAAGCCTGCTGTTCGGTTTCCTGTGGGCCGGCTGGACCCTGCTTTCGCTGTCGCTGATCTCCGGCTGGCTGTTCGTCGAGAACCTGTTTGCCCAGCACCTGGTGCACAAAACCCTGCTGGCGTGCCTGGCCTGGATTGTGTTCAGCGTCCTGCTGTGGGGCCGCAATCGTCTCGGCTGGCGCGGGCACAAGGCGATCCGCTGGACCCTGGCCGGTTTCTGCCTGCTGATGCTGGCCTATTTCGGCAGCAAGCTGGTTCGCGAATACATCCTGCATATCTGACGGGCAGCGATTATGGAAAACTTGCCCCTTGAGCCGATGCTTGCAGTCATCGCCCTGCTGATCTTATGGGCGGCGTTGTTTACCGCCATAGAAGCAGCACAACAACACTTGCTGGCCCTGCGTCCCGGCACCCGCCAGGGTGACAAGGCCGCCGCGCGCCTGAGCTTCCCACGCCATAGCCTGATCCTGTGCAACAGCTTGTGCCGCGCCGCGGTGGTAATTCTGTGCACCTTGCTGGCGATCTATGCCTGGGCGCAAAACGGCCCATGGCTGGGCTGGCTGATTTCCTGCGCCCTGCTGCTGATACTGGCCGATTACCTGCCGCGCGCGCTGGCCACACGCTATCCACAAGCGGTGCTGGGCTTCGGCAATACGCTGCTGGGCGTGCCGTTGAAAATCGTTTATCCCCTGGCCTGGCTGCTCAATGGCATCAGCCTGCTGCTATTGCGCCCGTTCGCACGCACCTCCGGCGTGGTGAAGAAGAGCGACGAGCCGCTGCCGGACCACGATGACGAACCCGAGTCGGACGCCGACGCCGACCGCCTTCCCGGTATGCCCGGCATCCACGCTCTGGACAACATAACGGTCAATGACATCCTGGTGCCGCGCAGCGAAGTGGACGGTATCAACCTGGACGACTCGATCGACGCCATCATCGAACAACTGCGCACGTCCCCGCGCACACGCCTGCCGGTGTTCCACAGCGATATCAACCAGGTCCAGGCAGTGCTTAACACCCGGCAGATCCAACATCTGCTGTCCGACGCCAGCCTGACCAAAGAAGCGCTGCTTGCCGCCTGCCACGAGCCCTACTTCGTTCCGGAAAGCACGCCCCTGCAGCTGCAACTGCTCAATTTCCACAAACAGCAGCGGCGCCTGGGCATGGTGGTGGATGAATACGGCGAAGTGCTGGGCATCGTGACCCTGGAAGACATCCTCGAAGAAATCGTCGGCGAATTCGAAAGCGAACAGAGTGCGGACAACCCGCACATCGAAGCACAGCCCGATGGCCGCTACATCATCGACGGCGCCGCGTCCATCCGCGAGCTGAACAAGAGCCTGGGTTGGCACCTGCCCAGCGACGGCCCCAAGACCCTCAACGGCCTGGTGACCGAAGCGCTGGAGACCATTCCCGATTGCGCGGTATGCCTGAAGATCGGCCGCTATCGCCTGGAAATCCTCGAGACCGAGGACAACCGGGTCAGCAAGGTGCTGATCTGGCACACCAGTCACGTGCCGGTGGCCGTATAACTTCCCGACACTTCAAGATCCAATGGGGGAGCGTGGCACGCCCCCCTTCCGCATTTTGATTTGCGGCGTGCCAGCTCTTGTTGTATTTCCAAACCCCTTCCTATAATCGGCTCTGCTTACCAAAGCCCCGCCCGACCGTGTGCTACCCGCACCAAACGCGTCCAGGCACCGCCTTATCGTGTCTGACCGGTGCCCGCTCCCATCCCGAGCGGCCCCGCGCATACCCCTGATCCATGGGTGTTCGACCAATAATAATCCGCGTCCAAACGCGCAATGACCATCAGGGATACCGCCATGAGCACCACCTATAACGAGACGGCAAGCGCCGCCCCAACCAACTCGACCGCACGGGTCGCCACGGCGAGCATCGTTGGCACCGCCATCGAGTTCTACGACTTCTACATCTATGCCACCGCCGCTGCCCTGGTGATCGGCCCGGTGTTCTTTCCACAGACCTCCGGCACCGCGCAGATGCTGGCGTCGTTCCTGACCTTCGGTATCGCGTTTATCGCCCGGCCACTGGGCTCGGCGCTGTTCGGCCACTTTGGCGACCGTATCGGCCGCAAGTCGACGCTGGTGGCTTCACTGCTGCTGATGGGCGTGTGCACCACGCTGATTGGCTTGCTGCCCGGCTATGACAGCATCGGGGCGTGGGCGCCGATTCTGTTGTGCGTGCTGCGCTTCGGCCAAGGTCTTGGCCTGGGCGGGGAATGGGGCGGCGCGGCATTGCTGGCGACCGAGAACGCGCCCAAAGGCAAACGCGCCTGGTTCGGTATGTTCCCGCAGTTGGGCCCGTCCATTGGCTTCCTTGCCGCCAACGGCTTGTTCCTGATCCTGGCCATGAGCCTCAACGACGAGCAGTTCCGCAGCTGGGGCTGGCGCATCCCGTTCATCCTCAGCGCGGCACTGGTGATGGTCGGCCTGTATGCACGCTTGAAGCTGCACGAGACCCCTGTATTCGCAAACGCCGTCGCCAAGGAAAAGCCGGTAAAAGTGCCCTTGGTGGAATTGTTCAGCCAGCATTGGCTGCCGGTGCTGCTGGGCGCCGCGTCAATGGTGGTGTGCTATGCGCTGTTCTACATCACCACGGCGTTTTCCCTGAGCTATGGCGTGTCGACCCTGGGCTACAGCCGTGAAACCTTCCTTGCCCTGTTGTGCTTCGCGGTGTTGTTCATGGGCCTGGCCACGCCCCTGGCGGCCCTGGCCAGTGATCGCTACGGGCGCAAGCCGGTGCTGATCGTCGGTGCGATTCTGGCGATCCTGTCGGGCTTCACCATGGAGCCGCTGCTGACCCACGGTTCGACCTGGGCCGTGGCGCTGTTCCTGGCGCTGGAGCTGTTTCTGATGGGCGTGACCTTCGCGCCGATGGGCGCGCTGCTGCCTGAACTGTTCCCGACCCGCGTACGTTATACCGGCGCTTCGGCCGCCTATAACCTGGGAGGGATTGTTGGCGCGTCGGCGGCGCCGTTCTTCGCAACCAAGCTGGTGGCGATGGGTGGCCTGAGTTATGTCGGCGGGTATGTGTCGGCGGCGGCGTTGCTCAGCTTGATTGCTGTGCTGTGCCTGAAAGAGACGCGGGATAATGATTTGAACAAGGTCGTCTGATAGACCGCTGTCGGGGGCAAGCGGAGCTTGCCCCCGATGTTTTCAGAGCTCTACAACAACCGCCTGGGAAGCACGAGTGGCTTTGGCTCGCGCCGCTTCGATCGACTCGTCCCGCGCCAACGCCGCGCCCATGCGGCGCTGTCCATTCACTTCTGGCTTACCAAACAGACGCAACGCCGTGTCCGGCTCGCTCAAAGCGGCGCCGAGGTTGGCGAACGCGGTCTGGGTCGACTGCCCTTCCACCAGGATCACCGCCGAAGCCGACGGCCCGAACTGACGGATCAAAGGAATCGGCAGGCCGAGAATCGCGCGCGCGTGCAGGGCGAATTGCGACAGGTCCTGGGAAATCAACGTCACCAGACCGGTGTCGTGGGGGCGCGGCGACACTTCGCTGAACCACACCTGATCGCCCTTGATGAACAATTCCACGCCAAACAGGCCACGACCGCCTAACGCTTCGGTCACCGCTTTGGCAACGCGCTCGGATTCGGCCAGGGCAATCGGGCTCATGGCTTGCGGCTGCCAGGATTCCTGGTAGTCGCCCTTCTCCTGGCGGTGGCCAACCGGCGCACAGAAGGTGGTGCCGCCGATGTGGCGCACGGTCAGCAGGGTGATTTCGTAGTCGAAGTCGATAAAGCCTTCGATGATCACGCGGCCTTTACCGGCCCGCCCGCCTTCCTGGGCGTAATCCCAGGCTTTTTGCACGTCGTCGGCGCTGCGCAGCAGGCTCTGGCCCTTGCCCGACGAACTCATCACCGGCTTGACCACGCACGGGAAGCCCAGGTCTTGCACGGCCTTGCTGTAGTCTTCGAAGGTGTCGGCAAAGTGGTACGGCGAGGTCGGCAGGTCCAGCTCTTCGGCGGCCAGGCGACGGATGCCTTCACGGTTCATGGTCAGTGAGGTGGCGCGTGCCGTTGGGATCACGGTGAAGCCTTCAGCTTCCAGCTCCACCAGCGTCGCGGTGGCGATGGCTTCGATTTCCGGCACGATGAAGTGCGGCTTTTCTGCTTCGATTACCGCGCGCAGGGCGGCGCCGTCGAGCATATTGATCACGTGGCTGCGATGCGCCACCTGCATGGCCGGCGCGTTGGCGTAGCGATCCACGGCAATCACTTCAACGCCCAGGCGTTGCAGTTCGATTACCACTTCCTTGCCCAGCTCACCGCAGCCACACAGCAAAACGCGGGTCGCGGTTGGCGACAATGGAGTTCCGATTCGGGTCATCTCAGGTCCTCAGGGGAGCGGATCATGGGGGAGAAAGGCCGGCATTTTACATGAACTGTAAAAATTGGCCTCAGTTGGCGACGGCCCGTTTGCGCAGGCGCCAGGCCATGATCAGCCACACCGCCGTGACCCCGGCGAATTTCGAGGCCAGGGCGGTGCCCACCACGGCCGGCGTGAGGGCGCCGATCAGGCCGAAGAAGATGAACGTATCGAGGGGAATGCTCAGCGCCGAACTTATCCACAGGCGGTCATGCAGGGGGCGCTTGGTGATGCTGAACACCAGCCAGTCGATGCACTCCGACACCGCAAACGCCGTGGCGCTGGCCAGGGCAATGGCCGGGTCCGAGGTTATATATGACAGCACCAG encodes the following:
- a CDS encoding inner membrane protein YpjD, with amino-acid sequence MVPLSPSLLPSLAAAILYAAATFYQATRLAQGTKADKRLLVGLGVLALLAHAASLFTHLMTPVGLGLDFFSAASLIAAAVIALTLIACYRIPVENLLVLLFPLGVLTVLMAQFAPTGTVQVIDEEPGILAHILLSILAYGMFTIAVFQALLLLVQDHQLKHKHPSGLIKNFPPLQTMESLLFGFLWAGWTLLSLSLISGWLFVENLFAQHLVHKTLLACLAWIVFSVLLWGRNRLGWRGHKAIRWTLAGFCLLMLAYFGSKLVREYILHI
- a CDS encoding MFS transporter, which produces MSTTYNETASAAPTNSTARVATASIVGTAIEFYDFYIYATAAALVIGPVFFPQTSGTAQMLASFLTFGIAFIARPLGSALFGHFGDRIGRKSTLVASLLLMGVCTTLIGLLPGYDSIGAWAPILLCVLRFGQGLGLGGEWGGAALLATENAPKGKRAWFGMFPQLGPSIGFLAANGLFLILAMSLNDEQFRSWGWRIPFILSAALVMVGLYARLKLHETPVFANAVAKEKPVKVPLVELFSQHWLPVLLGAASMVVCYALFYITTAFSLSYGVSTLGYSRETFLALLCFAVLFMGLATPLAALASDRYGRKPVLIVGAILAILSGFTMEPLLTHGSTWAVALFLALELFLMGVTFAPMGALLPELFPTRVRYTGASAAYNLGGIVGASAAPFFATKLVAMGGLSYVGGYVSAAALLSLIAVLCLKETRDNDLNKVV
- the purT gene encoding formate-dependent phosphoribosylglycinamide formyltransferase, producing MTRIGTPLSPTATRVLLCGCGELGKEVVIELQRLGVEVIAVDRYANAPAMQVAHRSHVINMLDGAALRAVIEAEKPHFIVPEIEAIATATLVELEAEGFTVIPTARATSLTMNREGIRRLAAEELDLPTSPYHFADTFEDYSKAVQDLGFPCVVKPVMSSSGKGQSLLRSADDVQKAWDYAQEGGRAGKGRVIIEGFIDFDYEITLLTVRHIGGTTFCAPVGHRQEKGDYQESWQPQAMSPIALAESERVAKAVTEALGGRGLFGVELFIKGDQVWFSEVSPRPHDTGLVTLISQDLSQFALHARAILGLPIPLIRQFGPSASAVILVEGQSTQTAFANLGAALSEPDTALRLFGKPEVNGQRRMGAALARDESIEAARAKATRASQAVVVEL
- a CDS encoding VUT family protein, producing the protein MLFLIAYISSVVLINFAFSTAPHLDVIWSAWGGLVFILRDMVQTRFGHGAIIAMLAALVLSYITSDPAIALASATAFAVSECIDWLVFSITKRPLHDRLWISSALSIPLDTFIFFGLIGALTPAVVGTALASKFAGVTAVWLIMAWRLRKRAVAN
- a CDS encoding transporter associated domain-containing protein produces the protein MENLPLEPMLAVIALLILWAALFTAIEAAQQHLLALRPGTRQGDKAAARLSFPRHSLILCNSLCRAAVVILCTLLAIYAWAQNGPWLGWLISCALLLILADYLPRALATRYPQAVLGFGNTLLGVPLKIVYPLAWLLNGISLLLLRPFARTSGVVKKSDEPLPDHDDEPESDADADRLPGMPGIHALDNITVNDILVPRSEVDGINLDDSIDAIIEQLRTSPRTRLPVFHSDINQVQAVLNTRQIQHLLSDASLTKEALLAACHEPYFVPESTPLQLQLLNFHKQQRRLGMVVDEYGEVLGIVTLEDILEEIVGEFESEQSADNPHIEAQPDGRYIIDGAASIRELNKSLGWHLPSDGPKTLNGLVTEALETIPDCAVCLKIGRYRLEILETEDNRVSKVLIWHTSHVPVAV